The Malus domestica chromosome 08, GDT2T_hap1 genomic interval TTATCCCTCTTTAGTATCAAATCCTTGTTTTGCTATTGCCAATTTAGCCACTGAAATATCACctgagtgaaaattaggttcCCAAACTACTATTTCAGAAAAATTAGtctttaaattataaaaatttgccAATTACATCTCTAATATTAGACTCGAAGCTACTACTTTCAATTTTCCATCAATTTAAGTTACGCTATTTGCATGTGACACACTGGAGAGTAGATTGGTAATTTTACATGATGAAAAAGTGTATGAAGTTAACTTTATAGGTTAAATTAGATTTTAGATTcacaacctatatgaaatgtcAAGGGTTAATATGCGAGAAAATGATGGTGttacactctaaagtgtgtcaagtgacttagttgatgaaaaattaaataaaatagctttgaatataatagtagatatgaaattagcaatttttaatgaatttaggcacttattttaccgaaaaaataatttaagaacctaattttcactgaggtGATAATTTAGAAACTAAATCGGCacttaaatataaaatatatgtatatatataacaattGATGGTTCCATATCCAGCTTAGCATACAAATTCATTGAAGAAATCCACCGATAAAATGACTACGTGGGCAGAGTAATTCTCTATCCAGTCCAGAGTCCAGAACAACTATCTTTTCGTTCTACCTGGTAAACAAAACATCATACAAACAAATACACAGTAAAGGCAGACTACAAAAATGAAGTAGACAAAAGTAGCAAACCATCATCAAGATTCTAACACTATTAGAGAAAAGGTCTCACAACTCATCAGCACACGTCGTGTGAGCTTCTAGTCACTGAAATCCTGGAACAACTCTGGAGGTATTGACAGAGGACAGTACTTCTTCGCCACGAATTTATACTGAAACAGAAAGAAATGTCAAAGATTGAACCCAGATACCGACTATCAGACTCAAAGATTATGAGGCCATAAAACTAATAAGTTATCCCCACTTAAAATTGTTTTCATCTAACCTATAAATGCGATCATCAAAGGAAATCTAAGTTAAAAAAATAAGGTTGGGAAGCAATCACAACTCACATTCTAAACTTCACCCAGACAGTTAGaaaaaaggggagagagagagagagagagagagggtttctTCATACCTTATGCTGACTGTACTTCTCCCTAACTGCAGGTAAGTTCGAACCACAGCCATTACAACACAGATGATGCAGTGCTTTGACACAATCACTCAAATCTGAGGCTTGGTAAAGGGTGTAGTGTCTCAGCGTAGAATTCTGGAACAGATATAGAAATTATGTTCTATACTATACATTTATAAGACGCTTCAAAAATGAAGCAAAAATATaaagtaaaaaatttcaaatactcTCACACATAACAACATACCCAAGGTTTCTTCAAAGGGGAAAGAATATACTTTGCCAAGAAGGCAGCAGAAGCAGCTATTAGAGATGGGGCATAACAAAGCATGCTATATTCTACAAGAGACAACTCCGCGATGTAAGACACCAAGCACCAGAAATGCTCTGATGGAACCTAGGTAAAGTTGCAGGTTAGTAAAACTAGATTTATGAACCACAATAAAATCAAAAGACATCAGCAGACAAAACATTCAAGTATCCTGCCTACATTCAAGTAAAATTCAGATTAGAAGACAACTTCAATTTTCAATGCATAACAATTTGTAACAAACTTCATAACAGAAAGCATGTTCGGACATCTTATAAGTGGaggaaattaaacaaaaaagcaTTAGTGGAAGACAAATACCTCACTGGTCTTTTGAGCAGCAAAACAAAATCGCCTCAAAAAGCACATAGCCGTTGGAGCTGTCATTTCAAACTTCAAGTGATTCAGGACAGAGGATTCCATTTGCAAAACCTGCATCCACgtattgagaaatttttttttttttttaagaattaaaaagCCAACTCAAACAAGCACCTATCACTCCATCTaagattagcaaaaataaaatcctGACCTCCTCTTTAACGTATGTGTTGTCCGTAAAGTAACAGAACTGTTCCACCTCAGGAGCAATAATCTCCTCGTATTTACTGGAAAGATTATCATTCACTACGTTAAAATGCATCCTTCATatacttatatatatttataaagtCAAACACATCCACACGCCCAAAGACGAATGAAGTAAATGAAAAACTTACGCTGCAATCATCATGCATGCAACACCCAGCAACTGCAATTGTTTCCTATGCATCACATTGCCAGAAAGATAACGGTCTACATAGTTGATAGTCAGATATAGTGTTTCTGGTACCAGCCTGAACTCTTCAGCAACCTATAGATTGAAGTTACAAGTCACGATAACCAGCAATAAAACAGAATTTTAAACATCATTGATCTGTAATGGTTGTTAAACATTAAACAAAATTCAGACAGTGGATTCACCTCTACTAGCCAATCAATCAGAATAGCACGCATGTCGGCATTGATGTCTTTCTGGATTGTTTCCATAAAGTCTATGGAGGGCCATCTATTTTCCTGAAACCCAATAAATCAAACAAACCGCATGACACAAGTGGATGGAAGAAAAGGGAAGTTATAAGATAACTTGTTAAGATAGTTGCAAGAACTCATTGTATAGGCAAATTTGTACATAAAACTTGTTGAATAATATCCAATTTGAGGATGGGGTTCAATTTTAACAAGTAAGCTAATTCAGTAATTGGATTTTAATTCTACATTTTATGAATTTCTTGTAAAAGTTAATACTCATTTCATCCATCAATATAATTTTCCCATTATGTCTAAATTTTGTTCTTTCGACATTCTGTAGACATAATTTCTCAAACTAGCATACACAATAAGTATCTTTCAGTGAGGTTTAACAGTAAGTTAGAGTTAATATCCACcaaagaaaatgacaaacaaaatGATCGTATATCAGAATAATTGACAACTAGTTTATAAGATATTGATAAAGTTCGTCGGTATAAATAACTCGTAGAAGCTTAATTTGTTAGTAAGCAAACTAAGTCATGTTCTAAATTCTGAAAGATCTTCTCAAGAGTGGGGCTCTCATCTCCCAAAGGTGGAATTTCAACATTCTGTTTAAACTGAATGTGCTTACAATTCAGAAGTAGTAAAATTGACAGAATGAAAATTATACGGCTGCAACTACAGAAATCAAGTGTAACGTGTTTATGAGATTTTTCCAACTGCAACCCACTAAGAATGGCATGTTGCATACATGAAACATCTAAACGCCTATAATATACATCATACGAAGGTAAGTAAATGTGTAAAATGTGATTATCAGTGACATACAGTAATATACAGGaagtttccaaaattaaaaGCATTTATTACGTACAAGATCATTCATACTAGTTGGAAAATAATGTCAAACCTCAGATTCACGCAAGTGCTTGTATATGTCCGGAGCAA includes:
- the LOC114823204 gene encoding cyclin-A1-4-like isoform X2; this encodes MGLKSFHRVPLRRRPWCIDDNILREKIDCVVHLKVPCQTEVAKMAMKVSSCTSKTVVSGSDESLSSKPSILVPFSGTSVSGTDPTIKVIGTDPSPSSSGTFLPAPSCLNHAFRSRDVSPSRSVSASVSLNESMSTCDSLKSPEFEYIDNEDVSEVKSIEKKTTKSLFISDYPGKEGNIWKKDIFVDMEATDKIVDIDANLMDPQFCATIAPDIYKHLRESEENRWPSIDFMETIQKDINADMRAILIDWLVEVAEEFRLVPETLYLTINYVDRYLSGNVMHRKQLQLLGVACMMIAAKYEEIIAPEVEQFCYFTDNTYVKEEVLQMESSVLNHLKFEMTAPTAMCFLRRFCFAAQKTSEVPSEHFWCLVSYIAELSLVEYSMLCYAPSLIAASAAFLAKYILSPLKKPWNSTLRHYTLYQASDLSDCVKALHHLCCNGCGSNLPAVREKYSQHKYKFVAKKYCPLSIPPELFQDFSD
- the LOC114823204 gene encoding cyclin-A1-4-like isoform X3; this encodes MSARNRRPPPFSSSSSAAKKPYVLHRPNKKPSVSHHPNKKPMAAKTQVSKKRTALADVTNQRNGSQIVPPSSASSKAMVPCQTEVAKMAMKVSSCTSKTVVSGSDESLSSKPSILVPFSGTSVSGTDPTIKVIGTDPSPSSSGTFLPAPSCLNHAFRSRDVSPSRSVSASVSLNESNIWKKDIFVDMEATDKIVDIDANLMDPQFCATIAPDIYKHLRESEENRWPSIDFMETIQKDINADMRAILIDWLVEVAEEFRLVPETLYLTINYVDRYLSGNVMHRKQLQLLGVACMMIAAKYEEIIAPEVEQFCYFTDNTYVKEEVLQMESSVLNHLKFEMTAPTAMCFLRRFCFAAQKTSEVPSEHFWCLVSYIAELSLVEYSMLCYAPSLIAASAAFLAKYILSPLKKPWNSTLRHYTLYQASDLSDCVKALHHLCCNGCGSNLPAVREKYSQHKYKFVAKKYCPLSIPPELFQDFSD
- the LOC114823204 gene encoding cyclin-A1-4-like isoform X1, with the protein product MSARNRRPPPFSSSSSAAKKPYVLHRPNKKPSVSHHPNKKPMAAKTQVSKKRTALADVTNQRNGSQIVPPSSASSKAMVPCQTEVAKMAMKVSSCTSKTVVSGSDESLSSKPSILVPFSGTSVSGTDPTIKVIGTDPSPSSSGTFLPAPSCLNHAFRSRDVSPSRSVSASVSLNESMSTCDSLKSPEFEYIDNEDVSEVKSIEKKTTKSLFISDYPGKEGNIWKKDIFVDMEATDKIVDIDANLMDPQFCATIAPDIYKHLRESEENRWPSIDFMETIQKDINADMRAILIDWLVEVAEEFRLVPETLYLTINYVDRYLSGNVMHRKQLQLLGVACMMIAAKYEEIIAPEVEQFCYFTDNTYVKEEVLQMESSVLNHLKFEMTAPTAMCFLRRFCFAAQKTSEVPSEHFWCLVSYIAELSLVEYSMLCYAPSLIAASAAFLAKYILSPLKKPWNSTLRHYTLYQASDLSDCVKALHHLCCNGCGSNLPAVREKYSQHKYKFVAKKYCPLSIPPELFQDFSD